A window of Kocuria sp. TGY1127_2 genomic DNA:
GGGGCCACTTCCACGACCTCGGCGCCGACCACGTCCAGTCCGCGCAGGCCACGGACGATCTCGAGGATCTCGCGGCTCGTCGCGCCACCGGCTTCCGGGGTCCCGGTCCCCGGAGCATGAGCCGGGTCCAGCACGTCGATGTCCAGGGAAATATACAACGGACGGTCACCCACGCGCTTTCGGAGCAACTCGACGACCCTGTCGACGCCGAGGCGGTAGATATCGGCGGATGAGACAATGCCGAAACCGAAGCGGGCGTCGTCGTCGAGATCCTCCGTTCCGTACAGCGGACCCCGGGTGCCTACGTGGCAGAGCGCATCCGTATCGATGAGATTTTCCTCGAAAGCACGGCGGAATGGGGTTCCGTGGGTGTATTCGGCACCGAAGTAGGTATCCCACGTATCCAAATGCGCGTCAAAGTGCAGCAGAGCTACCGGCCCATGCTGTCGGTGCATGTTCCGCAGGTTGGGCAGCGCAATGGTGTGGTCACCGCCGATCGTAACGAGCTTGGTACCGTCCTTGGTCAGCTCGTGAGCGCCCGCGTCCATCGCCTCAAGGGCTTCCTCGATGTTGAAGGGATTGCCGATGATGTCACCCGCGTCAGCGACCTGGGTGTTCTTGAACGGGGAAACGTTCTGCGCAGGGTTGAAGGGACGCAAGAGACGGGAGGACTCGCGAACGTGATTCGAACCGAAACGCGCACCCGGGCGGTACGAGACCCCGGTGTCCCACGGCATGCCGGCGACGACGACGTCCGCCTTGTTCACCTCGTCCAATCGGGGCAACCGAGCGAAGGTTCCGTTACCGGCCCAGCGCGGGACCTGGGCGGCGTTGACGGGACCCACGTACTCGCGACCGTTCGCATCGGTTTCGATAATGCGCTCGGGGTCCGCCGAGAAACTCGGCTGAATCTTGGGATCGTTTTTGCTGCTCACGTGTGTCCTCCCGGGAAGTCGTACTGGGCTTGTTTCCCATTGTGCAACAAAAGTTGCTTTTGTGCACTGGGGCATACTCGTCACGCCCCGCCCGCAAAACGATCCGCCTAGACGTAGCGACGAGCCGCCTGAATCGCTTGCTTGACGTACCCACCGCCGAACAATGCCGCATGGAGCAGGATCAAATGAAGCTGATGCAAGTCCACGCGTTCCTGCCACCCCGCCTCCAGCGGATGGACCTCTTCATAGCCTTCGAGAATGTCGCGCAGATGCGGGGCTCCGAACATCGCCAATGCGGCCAGGTCGTCCTCGCGGTGCCCGCCATATGTCGTCGGATCGATCAGCACGGCTTCGTCACTGGTCCAGAGCACATTGCCCGCCCACAGATCGCCGTGCAGACGGGACGGCGCATCACCGTCGTCGAAAACTCCGTCACGCAACCGCTCACACAGCTGACCGAACAGTCGTCGCTCGTCGCTGGAGAAGCCTTTGACCTCCCGAACCAGCGGCGCAATCCTCAACTGGGCGAACATCGCTCCCCATGATTCGAATTCACCGAGGGGCAAGGCCAGTTGCTGGCTCGCAGGACCTTGGTATCCGTCGCCCTCCCACCCTGGAGGACCCGCTCCCCATGCCGGGGCACCGGCGTCGTGCATCGTGGCAAGACCCTGGCCGAATGCCCGCGCGGCCGCCTTGGACGGAGAGGATTCCCGTATCAGTTCGAGCCGGAGGCCATCCTCGGCCACACCGACGACGCGACAAATGCGCGCACCCCCATCGCCTTCCGCATCGGTTAGCCATTCCAAGCCGGATTTTTCCCAGTCAGCAGGTCTGCCGGTCGTGTGCTTGGTGAAAAACTCCATACCTCATGATCCACCAACGCACCGCCAGCCCAAAAGGGGGTCGGCGTTAACCGGCACGCCACTTTTCTCTGCCACTATGGATTCGTGAGTTTCTTGATCGCCCATCGCGGGCACTCCGAGAAGGCCCCCGAAAACACTATGGCCGCGTTCCGGGCGGCCGCGGACGCCGGTTTCCAGTGGGTTGAGACGGATGCCGACATGCTGGTTGACGGGACCATTGTGCTCATCCACGATTCGTCCTTCAAACGCACTGGTAAAGTCGCGACCCGTGTGAGCGAATCGCAGATTGAAGATCTGGCAGAGATCGACGTAGGTCGCTGGTTCTCCCCGAACTTCGCGGACACTCGCGTTCCCACCCTCAGAGACCTGGTGGATCTCATGAACAACACCGGCCTGAACATGAATCTGGAGCTCAAGCTCACCGACCCCAGCCCTGAACGGGTCGACACCTACATTCATGCGATCGCCCGGGAGCTTGAGCGCGTCAAACCTCGTGACGAGGAACCGCGCGTCATCGTTTCCTCCTTCAATCACCCCCTCCTCACGGCACTCCACCTCGTGGCGCCCCGCCTTCGTTTGGCCTGCCTCTTCGAGCGGAACCGTTTCACCCTGACGAACCGGCATTCGGGGTGGCGAGAGATCGCCCATTCCATCGGCGCGACGTACGTTCATCCGCACCATCGCGAACTCAACGAACATATCGTCGGATTGATACATGCCGAAGGGCTCGAAATCAACACGTGGACCGTCAACAACCCTGGCCGTGCAGCCGAACTCGCCGGCTGGGGCGTCGACGGAATCTGCACGGATGGCCCCAAAGGGCTCACTCCAATCGAGGCGCCCGCAGCATTGCGGCACGCACCTGCGGCACGCCCCGAGCCGCATCAGTCCGGAAGCGCAAAAGCCCATCCGTGATTATTAAATAAAATTTACATAAATTCACATTTATAGCTTTCGTTGTAAACATATGACGAATTCATTTTCCAGTCTTTGTTGACCACATACTGAGACGTGCATTACATTAGGCTCACCAGGGCCAAAAATAGTTTGGTCCGTAGCTCTATGGAGTTAGTCAATGAAAAAGCCTCAGCACCTTAAGAGAGCAGCTTCAGCACTTGGAATCCTCGGCGCTTCAATCGCTCTGGGCGTTTCCGGCACCCCCGCGTTGGCGGCAACGCAGGCGGATTCGACCAATTACATCGTCGGCGGTCAGGCGACCAATAGCCCTAATATCGTCCAGCTCTCCTTCAACACCGCAGGAGAGTCGGGAACCTTCGGCTGCACCGGCGAAGCCATCAACAGCGAATGGATTCTGACCGCGCGCCACTGCACCGAGGATTCGCAGAACATGAAGGCCTACTACTCGAACGACACGGCCAATCCCGGCAAGGCCTATGGTTCCGATCGAGTGGTCAATTCGCCTTACGGTGACGTCGGCTTGATTCACCTCCAGAGCCCGCACGAGGTCAGCTCGTACGCCCAGCTGGGAAGCGGCTACAGCCCCAAGTCGGGCGACCAAGGCAATATCTTCGGGTACGGTCTCCGTGCCAACCAGGGACGAGCTGACTGGCTGTACACCGCGAGCGTGAACGTCTTGGGCTCGTCGACCGATGCCTTCGGCGGCAAGGCAGTACACGTCCGCGGTTCGAGCGGAGCCTCCAATCACGGCGACTCGGGTGGTCCGCTGGTCATCAACGGCCAGATCGTCGCCGTGTGCTCGACCGGCGACTCCGCAGATCCCGGCGCAGACACCCAGGCCGGCAGCAATTACGCCAACCTGACCGATCACCGCAACTGGATCAGCCAGCAGACCGGGGTCTAATCCAGCATTTCGACGGACACCACTTCGCGCGGCGACAACCCCTTCACATCCGGGCGTTGTCGTCGCGCGAATACTTTCGGCCCATCGAGAATTCTCAGGGCACAGAAGAATTTCGATATCTTGAGGAAATCTCGGCACTTCTTTTCAAATCGGAAGGATTGATCGGCGCCCGTCGAAATATGAAATACCCCGAGAATCTCTACTTATTCACCAAAACCCAGAGGACCTCCGCCGGCCCGCCACCGGTATTGCGCCATGAATGAGGCTCCCGACCGCTCAGGGTCACGGAATCTCCGGGGCCCAGCTCAAGCTCCCCGGCGCTGGTCCTCAGCACGAATTCACCCGAGATGACGTGCAGAACCTCGGTCTCGCATTCCACGGTGTACAGGGCGTCTTCGCCGGTTCCCCCGGGTTCGATACTCGCCCGGATGACTTGGACCTTCTCGAGGTTCGGACCGGACACGAGTCGCTCGTGGATTCCCGCCCCGCCGAGGTCCACCTCGGGTGCCTCCTCCAGACGAATGACCTGGGTATCGGGCTCCTCGAAGAGATCACCGACGTTCACACGGAGGGCTCTGCACAACTTGACGAGCGACGCGACGGAGGGCGAGGTCTGGTCTCGCTCGACACGACTGATGAACCCCTTGGTCAGGTCCGTCGCTGTTGCCAGCTGCTCAATCGTCATGTGCTGTCGCAACCGGTGATTGCGAAGCCGTGACCCCAGTTCAGGCGATCTCTCCAGTTGCTGAACGGGCAACGCCTTCATCGCTCGATCCTTTCATTGGCCTCTATGCATGGTATCGATAGAGACCATGAATTGCGCATCACATCAGGATTGGAACCGTTCTTGAACCTCCTCATCATTCTTCTGTACCTGGCCGCGATGGTTCTTATCGGCTGGTACGGCAAACGCCGCGCCAAGAGCACAGAAGACTATCGCGTGGCCGGACGTCGGCTGGGATATCTCTTCTTCACCGGGACGATGTCCGCCGTCGTCCTGGGCGGAGCCGCAACGATCGGCGGCGTCGGACTCGGATACACTTACGGCATTTCCGGGATGTGGATGGTTGCCGCCATCGCGGTCGGCGTCATGGTGCTCTCCCTGGCTTTTGCCGGACGCCTTCAGAAGCTGGGCGTGTACACGGTGTCCCAAATGCTCGGCCTTCGTTACGGCGGCCGGGCCGTCAAAGCATCGTCGGTGGTCATGCTCGGGTACACCGTGATGCTCGCCGTAACCTCAACCTCCGCCTACGCGTCGATCTTCAAGGTCCTGTTCAATATGGACCGGCCCTGGGGCATCGTGATCGGGTCCGTGGTTGTCATCGGGTATTCGATTCTGGGCGGAATGTGGTCCATCACCCTGACCGACCTGATGCAGTTCCTGATCATGACGGTCGGCATGTTCTTTCTACTCCTCCCGTTCTCTCTTCACTCGGCCGGCGGCTGGTCCGGTCTGCACGCACGCCTCGACTCGGAGTTCTTCGACCCCGGAGCCATGGGTGCACAATCCATCATCACGATGTTCGTCGTCTACACCTTGGGCCTGCTGGTCGGGCAGGATATTTGGCAGCGCGTCTTCACGTCCCGCACCCCTCACGTCGCGCGGTGGGGCGGATTCGCTGCGGGCCTCTACACACTTTTGTACGGCATCGCAGGTGCGATCATCGGCATGGCCGCCGCCGTGGTTCTTCCGGATCTCGAGGTATCCGATGACGCCTTCGCGGCCCTCGCACAGGATTATCTCCCCGCCGGCCTGGGTGGCGTGGTACTTGCTGCCGGCGTCGCCGCAATGATGTCCACGGCCTCGGGAGCGCTGATCGCTTCGGCCACGGTTGCGAGGGTCGACGTCGTACCGTTGCTTTCCCGCGCATTCACGCGGCCCATGCCTCAGGTGCACGAGGGATCGAGTGCTTCCGGAACCGAGAATCCCGACGAATCGGGCGCAAGCATGAAACTCGACAGGCTGTACGTGCTGATCATCGGAGTGTTCGTCACTGTCATCGCGATGATCGTCCCCAGTGTGGTCACAGCGTTGACGATCGCATACGACATCCTCGTCGGCGGACTCTTGGTTGCGATCCTCGGCGGGCTCTTCTGGAAACGCGGGACAGGACCCGGAGCCGCCAGTTCGATGCTGGTGGGCGCGATCAGTGTCCTGGTATCCATGGCATTCTTCGGTGTCGCCGCAAACGAGCCCATCTACGTCGGCCTGGTCCTGTCCCTGATCGTCTACGTCGCGGTTTCGCTCTCGACGCCGCGCACCGATTCGACGACACTGGGTGAATGGCAGGCTCGGCTCGAAGGATCCCGCAAGTAGCAGGCCCGAATTCCGAAAGGGCCCGGTTTTCCGACGAGCGAGTTGCCGGGTCCCCAAAAAGTTTCATATATGTATATTCTGGTTGCGCGTCAGGATACTTTTGTAGTGAACCCACAACCCCATCCGCTGCAGCGCCGCGGCGAAGAGGAGGAGCATCATGAGCGAGCAGGCCGCACGGGAAGCCCCCGTTCAGACCGAACAGCGTCACAACGCGGGTTATGCCATTCTGGCTACTTTGCGGAATTACGGTATCGACACGGTTTTCGGCATCCCTGGCACCCACAACCTTGAGTTCTATCGACACCTCGACGAACTCGACATCAAGCCCGTGACCACCCGTCACGAGCAAGGCGCCTCGTACGGCGCCGACGGATGGTCGCTGACCAAGGGGCTTCCCGGCGTTGTCATCACGACGTCGGGTCCGGGCCTGCTCAATTCGCTCTCGGGTGCGGCCACGGCATATGCCGAATCCCGCCCGATGATCATCCTGTCCCCCGGTCGGCCTCGCGGAACCGAATTCCGCGACATCGGATCCCTGCACGAGACCAAGAACCCCACCGGAGCCGTGGACTCGATCATCGGACTGTCCCGCCGCGTCAGCTCGGCCTCCGAGGCGGTAGAGATGATCCACAACGCGTTCGTCTCCTTCAAACACTCCCGCCCGCGGCCGATCCACATCGAGGTTCCCCTGGACGTTCTCGAGGAGACCGGAGGTTTCACCGAGGAAGAGCTCCAGGCCCGCCCCCTCGGCTCCTTCCAGCCGGCTCAGCCGCACGACATCGCCCGCGCCGCGAACATGCTGGCCGCAGCAGAGAAACCGATCATCGTTGCCGGTGGTGGTTCGGTCGCAGCGCACGAAGCAGTTCTGGAGCTGGCCGAGCTGCTCGAGGCGCCGGTGATCACCTCGACCAACGGCAAGGGCGCGATCCCTGAGCGGCACCGACTGTCCCTCGGCGCGGACCTGCGCCTGAGCACCGCCCACGAGTTCTGCCGCAAGGCCGATGCGATGCTGATCATCGGTTCGAAAATCGGCGAGGCCGAGCTCTGGGGTGGCGACATCCGTCCGAAAGGCCCGATCATCCGCGTGGACATCGAGCGCCAGCAGATGCTGACCAACATCACCCCGGACCTCGAACTCCCGGGCAACTCGGTCGCCGTGGTCCCTCAGCTGGTCTCCGCGCTCAAGGCCGAAGGCGTGGACCCTGGCTCGCGCCCGGCGCCGGATTTGACCAAGGTCTTCGAAAAGCTCGACGAGGAAGGCCGCTCGATTGCCCCGGAGCTCGCCAAGATCAACGAAATCATCATGAGCGTGCTGCCGGACAACGCCATCGTTGGTGGCGATTCCTCTCAGGTCACCTACATGGGCACGACGACGTTCTACCGTGCCCCCAAACCCAACTCGCTGTTGTACATGGGCACCTACGCGACACTCGGCTACGGGCTCCCCGCGTCCATCGGCGCTAAGGTAGCCGCCCCGGACCGTCCGGTGATCTGCCTCCTCGGCGACGGCGCACTCATGTTTGCCATCCAGGAAGTCATGACCGCGGTCGAGCAAGAACTGGATTTGCCGATTATCTGCGTGGACAACGGGGGTTACGGAGAAATCCGCGCCAACGAAGAGGACCGGAACATTGCACCCATCGCGGTGGACCTCAAGCAGCCCGACTGGGTCAAGCTCGCGGAAGGTTTTGGCGCCACGGGATTCTCGGCCACCATGGACACGTTGGCCCAGAAGGTCCAGGAAGCGATGAAAACCAAGGGTCCGTCCCTGATCCATCTCACCATCGGCCGGGGTCTGTAATACCGAATCGAGGTTCGGCCGGCCGGGCTTCGGACGGCGCCGTGTGTCGCAGACATGGATTGGTACCGTCTGTTCACGCAGCGCCGTGCCCGGCGGCCGTATCTCCCAGGAGACCACCTGTTTCTGCATAAAGTGGATCCGTGCATAGTCTTCAACGAGCCGCCGCATTCGCCGGCACGGAAATCTTCTCCCCGTTCATCCTCGCCGCCGCGTTGCTCATTGCTGTTCCCGCGAGCGCAGGCCCGGGATGGGCATGGCAGGCGGCCGTGGGCGTCGTTGCCGTCGTCGTGATCCCGTGGGGGCTTTCCCTGTATATGGCGCACACGGGCCAGGTCAGCGATCGGTTCATTTACCACCGGAAACAGCGATACGTGTTCTACGGCCTGTCCCTGATCTCGATCGCCGCGGGCACCACGATTCTTCTGGTTGCCCCTGCTGCGGCTGCCACCAAGAGCATCATCGTGGTGATGCTGCTGGCCGTCCTGGTCATCGCGCTCGTGAATTTTCGGCTCAAAGCCAGCGCGCATGCTGGCATGAGCGCCGTCTTCGGTATGGTTCTCCCCGGCCTGCTGGGGCCGTGGTGGATCATCCTGTCTCTGATCGTTCATGCCACGGTCTGCTGGTCCCGGTGGCACCTCAGAAAACACACCGTTCCGGAGATTCTCGTGGGCTCCGTCATCGGCGTAATTCTCGGAGCGTGCCATCTCTGGTTTGTTTCTTCCCACTGATTCTCCGTTTCTCATGATGGTCACCATTTGCGCGGGTGGCTGACCTGCGGGGAAGCTGAAACCGCTAGAACGGAAGTGCAAGAAAGGGCCACATGTTCGGAGTGCTCGAAGGCTTCGCCATCATTGGGGTCGTTGTCGGCATTGGGTACCTCGTTGAACGGATGGGCATCCTGGGCAAGAACGCCGGGTGGACCCTCAACCGGTTCGCGTTCTTCGTGGCCCTCCCCGCCCTCATGTTCACGACCCTGGCGACCGCTGACCTGCACGTCATCTTCTCTGCCCGGCTTCCGGTGGCCGCCCTGAGCTTCGCTGCAATGGCCGCGGTCTACACATTGATCGCGGGAGTATTCCTCAAACGCGGAGTCGGTCGAGTCACGGTCGGGGCAGTGGGTTCGGCCCTTCTGAATTCCAACAACATGGGCCTTCCCGTGGCGACGTACATTTTCGGTGACCCCACGCAGGTGGCTCCCATCCTGCTCTTTCAGCTCGTTCTCGCGACACCGGTTTGTCTGGCAATTTTCGACGTCGTCGCGAAAGGCAGGGTTTCCGCCCGGGACATTCTGAGCCAGCCGTTTCGCAATCCCATCATTATCGGATCGGTCCTTGGGGTCCTCGTGAATGCGCTGGGGGTCCCCGTGCCCAATGTGATCAACGAGCCCTTGGGACTCGTCGGCGGCGCGGGAATCCCGCTGATTCTGGTGGCCTTCGGAATGTCCTTGCGTGGAAATCGCCCGCTCGCGGTCGAGGGTCAGAAGACTGAAACTCTGCTTGCGGTCGGCCTCAAAGTCGTGGCCATGCCCATCGCGGCTTTCCTTCTGGGACAGTACGTTTTCCATTTGGCCCCTCACGACCTGTTCGCGGCCACGGCCCTCGCCGGGTTGCCGACGGCTCAGAACCTCTTCAGCTTCTCGTCCCGATACAACCAGAGCATCTCTCTGGCGAGGGACATCGTGTTGCTTTCAACAATCGCAGCTGTACCGGCACTGTTCGTGATTGCCGCGATCATGGCCTAGCCCCAGAGGGTTCCGAACATCAGACCCGCGGCCGCCGCGCCGGTCGCCAGGAACACCATTCCAAATGCGTTGATCAGTGCCGCGCCCCAGCGACGTTCCTGGACGAGCCGAAAGGTCTCGACGCTCGCGGTGGAGAACGTCGTATAACCGCCCATGAAGCCGGCGCCGACCGTGATCTGGACTTCCGACGAGATCGTTTGGGCCATGAGCAATCCCGCGAGGAATCCGAGCAGAAGCGAGCCCGAAAGGTTGATGAGGTTCGTCGCCCACGGCATGGTACTGCCGAGCACTGATCTGAGCACTCCGTCGAGAAACATCCGGACTGCGGCGCCCGCTCCGCCCGCGAGCGCCACGCCCAGGAACAACCAGTCGATCATGCCGGGGTCTCCTCGTCGTCGAGATCCGCTGCCACGACCGCTGGTCCGACGGTCCGGGCCGCCAGGAGAATCCCGGCTCCGGACGCGACGACGCCGGCGACCACGCTGAGCACTGCGTAGCCGGTTCCGGCCCAAATGTGGCCGGAACCGAGGAGCCCGGTTACGTTCGTGGCCAACGTGCTGTACGTCGTGAAGCCCCCGAGGATTCCGGTTCCTATAAGGACGCGCGCGGTGCGCCGTCCCCCGACGTCCGCTCCCCGACGAGCAAGGGCCTCCAACACATATCCGAGGAACAACGCTCCGACGACGTTGATCGCGAGAATGGCCCCGAGGGCGCTTCCCGAGCCCGGAAAGAACAGTGTCAGCGCGTACCGAAGGCTCGTCCCAACGGCACCGCCGAGGAACGCGAGGCCCAGGAAGGCCGGCCGGAGGTGCACCGGCCGAGCTTTTTTCGTGGGCCCGCCGGCAATGCCATGGTTACTCTGTGACACGTTGATGTACCTCGACGTTGTTCGTGATGGACCATGCTTTCTCTCGGCACGGTCGAAGAATCCCGTGCTCTATCCACGATCAGATCGAGCTGTCTCGGATCGATGCCGACGACGATCGCGGAGCTGCGCAGACTCATCTCATCTCACCACCGGCAGTATTGGCATCGGCCCGTTTGTCGGTGGGGGTCTTTCGAGGATTCATGGGGCACCTACCTTTCAGCTGCGGCACGTCATCGGAAGACATACCGAATCGACTCAGGTAGGGACTGTTGTCGCGCCTTCGAATCCGAGTGCATCCGATTCGAAGAACCGCAAAGTTGGGCAACGGCGAGCCCCACCGCCGTGACGGAACCTGTCCGTCCAGTGGTTTTCAAAATATGTCGGTCCCCATGACATGTCAATGCAGAAACATTCCCCTTGCGCGATCGGCCCGACACGCCTACCGTACAACTTGTATCTATGTTGCGCTTATGTTGATCCGGAACGGTAACCGAAGGAACCGAATTTGGCACAGAATGCCTCACAACGCCGCCCCGAACAGGCAAGTCCGGCCTCGGCCACACCCGCCAGCGATCTCGTGTATCGAGAGGTCAAGGCCCGCATTCTCGACCATCGCCTGGAGGGCGGGTCCCTCATCAGCGAAGGGGAGATCGCAACAGATCTGAAGGTCAGCCGCACACCGGTCCGGGAAGGCTTTATACGCCTCCAAGCCGAGGGATGGATGACGCTGTACCCCAAACGTGGTGCGCTCATCCGTCAGGCAGGGCCAAACGAAGTACGGGACGTAATCGAGGCAAGGATCGTCGTCGAGTCCCATGCGGTCGAGTCCATAGCGGCTTCGGACCGTGGTGGGGAAGTTGCTGCCGAATTGAGCGAACTCATCGGCCACCAGAGCGAGGCGCTGGCAGCCCACAACGACGAGGACTTCGCAAAAATCGATGCGGACTTCCATCAGTGCATCGTGGCTCGGGCAGGCAACAGCCTTTTCATCGACTTCTTCGAGAACCTCAAGGACCGCCAGCGCCGCATGTCCACGCGGGCGATTTGGAAGTCGAACGAGCAAGCCGAAGCCGTCCTGGCTCACCATCGCGAGCTCGCCGAACTCATTGCCCGGGATGACTCCGCCCTATTCCGGGAGCGCCTCGGAGCCCATCTCCACGAGATCCACGAGCGCTTCTTGTCCTGAATTCCACCACCATCACCAACCGCACGCCATCCGACGTTCGGATTCATCCCGAAAGGAACCTCTTGCTTCCTCAGAAGCGCCTTGTCCCACCGTGGTTACTCGCCGCAGTATCTCTCTTCGCCGTCGCGTGGGGAGGCAATCAGTTCACCCCTCTGCTCGTGATGTACAAGGACCTCGACGGCCTGACCACGGGGGCAGTGGATGTCCTTCTCGGGGCGTATGTTCTCGGCATCATCCCTGCCCTTCTCATCGGTGGGCCGCTTTCTGACCGGTTTGGGCGACGCCCGCTCATGATCCCGGCTCCCGCATTTGC
This region includes:
- the speB gene encoding agmatinase; the encoded protein is MSSKNDPKIQPSFSADPERIIETDANGREYVGPVNAAQVPRWAGNGTFARLPRLDEVNKADVVVAGMPWDTGVSYRPGARFGSNHVRESSRLLRPFNPAQNVSPFKNTQVADAGDIIGNPFNIEEALEAMDAGAHELTKDGTKLVTIGGDHTIALPNLRNMHRQHGPVALLHFDAHLDTWDTYFGAEYTHGTPFRRAFEENLIDTDALCHVGTRGPLYGTEDLDDDARFGFGIVSSADIYRLGVDRVVELLRKRVGDRPLYISLDIDVLDPAHAPGTGTPEAGGATSREILEIVRGLRGLDVVGAEVVEVAPAYDHAELTGIAAAHIVYEFISLMALGKNASADGPAYGEAKNTYGA
- a CDS encoding fructosamine kinase family protein, translated to MEFFTKHTTGRPADWEKSGLEWLTDAEGDGGARICRVVGVAEDGLRLELIRESSPSKAAARAFGQGLATMHDAGAPAWGAGPPGWEGDGYQGPASQQLALPLGEFESWGAMFAQLRIAPLVREVKGFSSDERRLFGQLCERLRDGVFDDGDAPSRLHGDLWAGNVLWTSDEAVLIDPTTYGGHREDDLAALAMFGAPHLRDILEGYEEVHPLEAGWQERVDLHQLHLILLHAALFGGGYVKQAIQAARRYV
- a CDS encoding glycerophosphodiester phosphodiesterase family protein, with translation MSFLIAHRGHSEKAPENTMAAFRAAADAGFQWVETDADMLVDGTIVLIHDSSFKRTGKVATRVSESQIEDLAEIDVGRWFSPNFADTRVPTLRDLVDLMNNTGLNMNLELKLTDPSPERVDTYIHAIARELERVKPRDEEPRVIVSSFNHPLLTALHLVAPRLRLACLFERNRFTLTNRHSGWREIAHSIGATYVHPHHRELNEHIVGLIHAEGLEINTWTVNNPGRAAELAGWGVDGICTDGPKGLTPIEAPAALRHAPAARPEPHQSGSAKAHP
- a CDS encoding trypsin-like serine protease, with product MKKPQHLKRAASALGILGASIALGVSGTPALAATQADSTNYIVGGQATNSPNIVQLSFNTAGESGTFGCTGEAINSEWILTARHCTEDSQNMKAYYSNDTANPGKAYGSDRVVNSPYGDVGLIHLQSPHEVSSYAQLGSGYSPKSGDQGNIFGYGLRANQGRADWLYTASVNVLGSSTDAFGGKAVHVRGSSGASNHGDSGGPLVINGQIVAVCSTGDSADPGADTQAGSNYANLTDHRNWISQQTGV
- a CDS encoding XRE family transcriptional regulator yields the protein MKALPVQQLERSPELGSRLRNHRLRQHMTIEQLATATDLTKGFISRVERDQTSPSVASLVKLCRALRVNVGDLFEEPDTQVIRLEEAPEVDLGGAGIHERLVSGPNLEKVQVIRASIEPGGTGEDALYTVECETEVLHVISGEFVLRTSAGELELGPGDSVTLSGREPHSWRNTGGGPAEVLWVLVNK
- a CDS encoding sodium:solute symporter, producing MVLIGWYGKRRAKSTEDYRVAGRRLGYLFFTGTMSAVVLGGAATIGGVGLGYTYGISGMWMVAAIAVGVMVLSLAFAGRLQKLGVYTVSQMLGLRYGGRAVKASSVVMLGYTVMLAVTSTSAYASIFKVLFNMDRPWGIVIGSVVVIGYSILGGMWSITLTDLMQFLIMTVGMFFLLLPFSLHSAGGWSGLHARLDSEFFDPGAMGAQSIITMFVVYTLGLLVGQDIWQRVFTSRTPHVARWGGFAAGLYTLLYGIAGAIIGMAAAVVLPDLEVSDDAFAALAQDYLPAGLGGVVLAAGVAAMMSTASGALIASATVARVDVVPLLSRAFTRPMPQVHEGSSASGTENPDESGASMKLDRLYVLIIGVFVTVIAMIVPSVVTALTIAYDILVGGLLVAILGGLFWKRGTGPGAASSMLVGAISVLVSMAFFGVAANEPIYVGLVLSLIVYVAVSLSTPRTDSTTLGEWQARLEGSRK
- a CDS encoding thiamine pyrophosphate-binding protein encodes the protein MSEQAAREAPVQTEQRHNAGYAILATLRNYGIDTVFGIPGTHNLEFYRHLDELDIKPVTTRHEQGASYGADGWSLTKGLPGVVITTSGPGLLNSLSGAATAYAESRPMIILSPGRPRGTEFRDIGSLHETKNPTGAVDSIIGLSRRVSSASEAVEMIHNAFVSFKHSRPRPIHIEVPLDVLEETGGFTEEELQARPLGSFQPAQPHDIARAANMLAAAEKPIIVAGGGSVAAHEAVLELAELLEAPVITSTNGKGAIPERHRLSLGADLRLSTAHEFCRKADAMLIIGSKIGEAELWGGDIRPKGPIIRVDIERQQMLTNITPDLELPGNSVAVVPQLVSALKAEGVDPGSRPAPDLTKVFEKLDEEGRSIAPELAKINEIIMSVLPDNAIVGGDSSQVTYMGTTTFYRAPKPNSLLYMGTYATLGYGLPASIGAKVAAPDRPVICLLGDGALMFAIQEVMTAVEQELDLPIICVDNGGYGEIRANEEDRNIAPIAVDLKQPDWVKLAEGFGATGFSATMDTLAQKVQEAMKTKGPSLIHLTIGRGL
- a CDS encoding AEC family transporter, with the translated sequence MFGVLEGFAIIGVVVGIGYLVERMGILGKNAGWTLNRFAFFVALPALMFTTLATADLHVIFSARLPVAALSFAAMAAVYTLIAGVFLKRGVGRVTVGAVGSALLNSNNMGLPVATYIFGDPTQVAPILLFQLVLATPVCLAIFDVVAKGRVSARDILSQPFRNPIIIGSVLGVLVNALGVPVPNVINEPLGLVGGAGIPLILVAFGMSLRGNRPLAVEGQKTETLLAVGLKVVAMPIAAFLLGQYVFHLAPHDLFAATALAGLPTAQNLFSFSSRYNQSISLARDIVLLSTIAAVPALFVIAAIMA
- a CDS encoding CrcB family protein, which produces MIDWLFLGVALAGGAGAAVRMFLDGVLRSVLGSTMPWATNLINLSGSLLLGFLAGLLMAQTISSEVQITVGAGFMGGYTTFSTASVETFRLVQERRWGAALINAFGMVFLATGAAAAGLMFGTLWG
- a CDS encoding CrcB family protein; translation: MSQSNHGIAGGPTKKARPVHLRPAFLGLAFLGGAVGTSLRYALTLFFPGSGSALGAILAINVVGALFLGYVLEALARRGADVGGRRTARVLIGTGILGGFTTYSTLATNVTGLLGSGHIWAGTGYAVLSVVAGVVASGAGILLAARTVGPAVVAADLDDEETPA
- a CDS encoding GntR family transcriptional regulator; this translates as MAQNASQRRPEQASPASATPASDLVYREVKARILDHRLEGGSLISEGEIATDLKVSRTPVREGFIRLQAEGWMTLYPKRGALIRQAGPNEVRDVIEARIVVESHAVESIAASDRGGEVAAELSELIGHQSEALAAHNDEDFAKIDADFHQCIVARAGNSLFIDFFENLKDRQRRMSTRAIWKSNEQAEAVLAHHRELAELIARDDSALFRERLGAHLHEIHERFLS